The DNA sequence CGTTGCCGGAATATGCCCGCCGGCATATTCGCGCGCTGCCCATACCACCATTGAAATGACGCTGAGGCCAATCACAACCTGCCCGATCAGCTGCCGCCAGCGTGCCCAGCTCTTGAGTTGGCTGTTCACCCGTGCCGCCTCACGCTCATCCGCTTCATAGGCTGCGAGAAACTGCGATTGTCTGCCGCTGATGACCCAGTCGCTCATGCCAAGCACGGCGTCGGTCAGCTTGCTGTATAAGCCGCTGCGCTGCTGCTTCGAGAGACGACTTTTCGCCTTGGTAATAAGCAGTGATACCCAAGGCAGAACCGCTACGAGAATAAAGATATACAGCGCCATGAAAAGCGCAAACTTGATATCAAACCATCCCAAGGCGGCAATGGAGGCAATATACATCACAAGCGCCACGACACTCGGAAATACGGTTCTGAGGTAAACATCCTGCAGGTATTGAATATCATCCGATAGGACGCCAAGCACATCCCCCGTACGAAACCGGGAGGATATGAACAACGCCTGCGGCTCCAGAATCCGGTACAATCTTGTACGCATTAGCGACACAATCCGCAGCACCGCATCATGGCTGACCAGCCGCTCCACATAATGGACCGCCGCACGCCCAATCCCGAAGGTGCGGACCAGAACGATCGGCACGTACACCATCAGGATATTTTCCGGACGGAGCGCCGCTTTGGAAATCAGGAAGCCCGAGGTGAACATGAGCATCGATGCCGTCAGGAGTGTAAGGCAGCCCAGCGCAATAATGATCAGAAATCGTCCCCAGTACGTACGCACATAGGGCCGCAGCCAGCTTTCTTCTCTCACTCTACTCCCCCCAATTGCGATTGTATCAGCTCATAGTAGACTCCCCTGCGGGCAATCAGTTCTTCATGGGTACCGGTTTCCGCTACTTTTCCGTGATCCAGTACGATAATCCGGTCCATATCCGGCATCCAATGCAAACGATGTGTCGCAAGGAATACCAGCTTATTCTCGAAAAGAGACAACATCGTCTGCTTCAGTTCATATTCCGTCTCTATATCCAAATGCGCTGTCGGCTCATCCAGCAGAATAACGGGCCGGTCGCTAAGAAAAGCCCGGGCCAATGCTACACGCTGCTCCTGCCCGCCGCTCAGCTGGCGGCCGCCATTCCCGATGATTTCCTCCGTGCCATGCGGCAGGCTGTGTACCAGCTCCGATAATCCCGCGGCTGCCACCGCCCGTTCCACAGCCGAGACATCCGCATCCGGCGAATAGAAGCGGATATTATCTTCTATCGTACTGCTGAAAATATAGGGATGCTGCGGGATATACGTCGTCAGCTTTCTCCAGGCATCCGTCGTAAGCGAGCCCAGGCGCTGATCGTCCAGCACCACACTTCCCGTCGACGGCTTCAGGAACCCGCCCAGTACATCAATCAGCGTGGATTTGCCGGCGCCGCTGGCACCAATAATCCCGATCCTCCCCAGCCCTTGCACATCCAGCGAAACCTCCTGCAGCGAATGCGGGCCTTCCTGCTGATGCTGCACACCTACACCTGACAGGATCAGGCGGCTATCCATCGTCCAGTTCAATTCTCTCTCTTCCTGACCCATACTTGGAATATCCGGTTCCTGCGTCAGCGGCTCATCGATGATAAGCTGCATCGCTGCTCCGGCTTCCTTGCCATCGAGCGTTGCATGAAAGTCCGCGCCTACCATGCGTACCGGCAGGAAATATTCCGGTGCAAGAATCAGTACCGTCAGTCCGGTCACCAGTGCCAGTTCACCGTTAACCAGCCGCAAACCGAGACCAACGGCGACCACAGCCACCGACAGCATGGTGAAAAAGTCCAGTGCGAATGAGGACAGAAAGGCCACGCGCAATGTGCGCATGGTCGCCGATCTGTAGCGGTCGCTCACCCGGGCGATGGTATCGCTGTGCGAGCGGCTTTGCCCCAGCAGCTTCAGGGTTTCCAAACCGCGCAGCGAATCCACAAAATGGTTCGAAAGCGTGCGGTATGTGTCCAGCTGCTTTTCTGTATGCTTTCGGGCAGCAAGCCCGATCAGAATCATAAATACAATCAGAATGGGCATCGACAGAATCAAAATGATCCCGGAAGTGATGTCCTGCATGAAAATATACACCAGGATAACCCAGGGAATGATCGACATCCCGGCCATCCGCGGCACAATCAGCTCCAGATAGTTCCGGAACTTCGCCGCGCCCTCCAGCACCAGAGTAACCAGGTTACCTGTGCCTTCCTGCTTCGCGAACCGGGGTCCGAGCTGGAACAGCTTCTCCATAACCTGCTTCCGCAGACTGGCACCTGTCCGCTCAGCGAACGCATAGCTGATTTTTTGCTGAATAAATCCGATGATGTGCCGGACCAGAAATGCACCGAGAAACATCATCATTTTATCGTATTGCGTGTGAAGCGGTTCACCGGCAAAGAGGGCGGAGAGGACCTCCGCCAGCCATCTTGCCAGTAGTATGATGGATACGCTTTGTACCAGCGTGAGCAGCAGAACAGCGGCAAGTGTTGGCTTTATCCCTTTGTAGCCCAGTAAATTGCGATCCATTAATACTCCAGATGCTTCTCGTGAACCCGTTTATGAAAGACGAAGTAGCTCCAGATCTGATAACCAAGCACGAAAGGCAGCAGGGATAAAGCCACAATGGTCATCACCTTAAGCGAGTAATGTCCGGAAGCCGCGTTGGTTAAGGTCAGGTTGAAGGCCGCATCAATCGAGCTGACCATGACATTCGGGAAGAGCCCGATGAAGAAGAAAGCAATCGTCAGCGCTATGACCGCGCCGGTCATACCAAATGCCCAGCCGTCTTTTTTCTTGCCGGAAAACAGAGCCGCCAGCGCAAATGCTATGATTATTACCGCAATGATAGCCATCAAAATGCCGCCACGAACCTCAAAAATTCCGGTATTGAAATACGTCAGGGTCAAGAAAGCAACTACCATCACGGCAAGTGGGACCATCAGATTACGTGCCATTTTACGTGCACGGTCCTGAAGATCACCGTTCACACGCAGCGTTGCAAATAGAAGTCCATGCACGAGGCAGAGCAGTACCATTGTCAGGCCGCCAACCACGGAATACACATTCACGATATCGCCGAAGAACGAAGCTCTCATCTCCATAGCCTGATCAATGGGAAGCCCTTGGATCAAGTCTGTGAACACCACGCCCAGCAAAAGCGGCGGCAGCAGACTGCCGGTAAAGATGATGACGTCCCAGGTTTTTTTCCAGGATTGCTTCTCCACCTTGCCCCGGTATTCGAATGCAACCCCGCGCCCGATCAGCGCCAGCAGCAGCAGCACTAGCGGCGTATAGAATCCGCTGAACAGCGTGGCGTACCAGTTCGGAAATGCGGCGAACATCGCGCCCCCCGCAGTCAGGAGCCATACCTCGTTGCCGTCCCAGAAGGGTCCGATCGAGTTGATGAGCAGCCGGCGCTCCCCATCTGTCTTTGCCAAGATGCCTGTAGACATTCCTACGCCAAAGTCGAAGCCTTCCAGAAAGAAAAAGCCGGTGAATAATACCGCAACAAGCACAAACCAGAGTTCATTAAGAGATAGCATGACGGTATCCCTCCTTATCAAATGGATCATGGGATTCTTCATGTTGAGGCTTCACTTCGTAAGGCCCCTTTTTAATCGTGCGAACAAACAGGTAGACCATGACCGCTCCCAGAATGGCATAAGCACCAACGAAGACGATGAGGGAGAACAGCACCTGGCCGGATGTCACGCTAGGCGAAACGCTGTCCGCTGTCGTCATGAGTCCGAATACGGTCCATGGCTGGCGTCCCATCTCGGTCATAAGCCAGCCGGACGTGTTAGCAATGACAGGAAGCGAAATGCTGAACAGCATAATCCGGTAAAACCATTTGTTTCTGTTTTCCAATTTTTTACGTGCTGCCAGGTATACGCCGTACAAGCTGAATACGATCATCAGCGAGCCTGCAGCCACCATGAAGCGGAAGCTCCAGAACGTGGTGCGGACCGGTGGAATGTAATCGCCGGGACCGTACTTTTGTTCATACTCCGCCTGCAGCTCCTTCATGCCCTTGACTTCGCCGGAGAACTTACTGTACGACAGAAAGCTGAGCAGATAAGGAATTTGGAACTCGCCTGTATTCTTCTGTTCTTTTGTATTGATCATTGCCGTTACCGTCCATGCAGCCGGAT is a window from the Paenibacillus sp. J23TS9 genome containing:
- the cydD gene encoding thiol reductant ABC exporter subunit CydD; the protein is MDRNLLGYKGIKPTLAAVLLLTLVQSVSIILLARWLAEVLSALFAGEPLHTQYDKMMMFLGAFLVRHIIGFIQQKISYAFAERTGASLRKQVMEKLFQLGPRFAKQEGTGNLVTLVLEGAAKFRNYLELIVPRMAGMSIIPWVILVYIFMQDITSGIILILSMPILIVFMILIGLAARKHTEKQLDTYRTLSNHFVDSLRGLETLKLLGQSRSHSDTIARVSDRYRSATMRTLRVAFLSSFALDFFTMLSVAVVAVGLGLRLVNGELALVTGLTVLILAPEYFLPVRMVGADFHATLDGKEAGAAMQLIIDEPLTQEPDIPSMGQEERELNWTMDSRLILSGVGVQHQQEGPHSLQEVSLDVQGLGRIGIIGASGAGKSTLIDVLGGFLKPSTGSVVLDDQRLGSLTTDAWRKLTTYIPQHPYIFSSTIEDNIRFYSPDADVSAVERAVAAAGLSELVHSLPHGTEEIIGNGGRQLSGGQEQRVALARAFLSDRPVILLDEPTAHLDIETEYELKQTMLSLFENKLVFLATHRLHWMPDMDRIIVLDHGKVAETGTHEELIARRGVYYELIQSQLGGVE
- the cydB gene encoding cytochrome d ubiquinol oxidase subunit II is translated as MLSLNELWFVLVAVLFTGFFFLEGFDFGVGMSTGILAKTDGERRLLINSIGPFWDGNEVWLLTAGGAMFAAFPNWYATLFSGFYTPLVLLLLALIGRGVAFEYRGKVEKQSWKKTWDVIIFTGSLLPPLLLGVVFTDLIQGLPIDQAMEMRASFFGDIVNVYSVVGGLTMVLLCLVHGLLFATLRVNGDLQDRARKMARNLMVPLAVMVVAFLTLTYFNTGIFEVRGGILMAIIAVIIIAFALAALFSGKKKDGWAFGMTGAVIALTIAFFFIGLFPNVMVSSIDAAFNLTLTNAASGHYSLKVMTIVALSLLPFVLGYQIWSYFVFHKRVHEKHLEY